The Lysinibacter cavernae genome has a window encoding:
- a CDS encoding efflux RND transporter permease subunit — MYRLARFSLANRALVALITLLIAGVGLFSMTSLKQELIPSISLPQTTVLTTLPGASPEVIDEQISLPLSQAVKGLPDVEQVIANSSSSVSTLSVSYTYGVDAAEFKRTLQDAIDGVKATLPTDAKPEVLAGSIADMPVMFLTASASGLSSSEISTRLNDTIVPQLEEIEGVRSAAVSGAEVQRITITPDMMSLAMAGISPQDIGTALESNGFTMPVGSITADGELLPVQGGTAITNLDELKSLPLASTTQPGTVVTLGDIATVEFVTEPKTSITRTNGEEALSISITATSDGDTVAISHAVNDKLADLTADLGENAEITVLFDQAPFIEESIEHLAIEGLLGLLFAVIVILVFLLSVRSTLVTAISIPLSVLVTFIGLNLGGYSLNMLTLGALTIAIGRVVDDSIVVIENIKRHLSYGEEKITAILAGVREVAGAITASTLTTVAVFLPIALVGGMVGELFVPFAMTVGIAMISSLFVALTIVPVLSYWFIKSPDGSQDLEAIRNAAEEKEHNGWLQRAYKPILRSTQRRPVVTLISSVLLLVITVSLVPLLKVDFLGSTGQNMIMVTQEFEAGTDLDTISDKAGEVEDSLLAINGVDDVMLTAGSGGGGLSAMLGGGGGTATFIVNTDKGADQVALKDDVRNSLAKITDAGTITLPETGGAGFSSSVDVIVTAANEQDLASAADDVYAALKDTKHTVEVTTDREAALPTLQIVVDRTKALEQGLTEMQVVGIVAGTLSPQSVGSLRVEGNDYKIYVDAGTVPTTVEELEATLLPTMAGMMPLSELASVEKVSVPSAITRQAGDLVATISLLPNEGELGQVTAAVQQELDDLKLPAGVKATLGGVAELQGESFQQLGLAMLVAIAIVYLIMVAAFRSLIQPLILLVSVPFAATGAIVLLLITGKPLGISALIGMLMLIGIVVTNAIVLIDLVNQYRKQGQNVHDAVFNGARQRLRPILMTALATIFALIPMALGVTGSSGFISQDLAIVVIGGLISSTALTLILVPVLYQLFEGRQERKLQKRAAKAAKVTAGATN; from the coding sequence ATGTATCGACTTGCCCGATTTAGTCTGGCGAACAGAGCGCTCGTCGCGCTCATTACCCTGCTGATTGCCGGCGTAGGCCTGTTCTCGATGACGAGCCTCAAGCAAGAGCTCATTCCATCGATCAGCCTCCCCCAAACCACCGTGTTGACAACGCTGCCAGGCGCAAGCCCAGAGGTCATCGACGAACAGATCAGCCTCCCCCTGTCTCAGGCGGTCAAGGGTCTCCCTGATGTTGAGCAAGTCATCGCAAACTCGTCAAGCTCCGTCTCCACGCTGTCGGTGTCGTACACCTACGGCGTCGACGCTGCCGAGTTTAAGCGCACGCTACAAGACGCCATCGACGGCGTCAAAGCAACGCTCCCCACCGACGCCAAGCCTGAGGTGCTCGCCGGCAGCATCGCCGACATGCCGGTCATGTTCCTCACTGCATCCGCGAGCGGTCTCAGCTCAAGCGAGATTTCAACCAGGCTCAACGACACCATCGTGCCGCAGCTCGAAGAGATCGAAGGCGTGCGGTCAGCCGCGGTCAGCGGTGCAGAGGTGCAGCGCATCACGATCACGCCAGACATGATGTCGCTTGCGATGGCAGGCATCAGCCCGCAGGACATTGGGACCGCACTCGAATCAAACGGCTTCACCATGCCGGTTGGCAGCATTACCGCCGACGGCGAGCTCCTCCCCGTTCAGGGCGGCACCGCCATCACCAACCTTGACGAGTTGAAGAGCCTTCCGCTCGCAAGCACCACCCAGCCAGGCACCGTTGTCACCCTTGGCGACATCGCCACAGTCGAATTTGTGACCGAACCCAAAACGTCAATCACCCGAACCAACGGCGAAGAAGCTCTCTCCATCTCTATTACGGCCACCTCGGACGGCGACACCGTCGCGATCTCGCACGCGGTCAACGACAAGCTGGCTGACCTCACCGCAGACCTTGGTGAGAACGCCGAGATCACCGTGCTCTTCGATCAGGCGCCGTTCATCGAGGAATCGATTGAGCATCTCGCGATCGAGGGTTTGCTCGGGCTGCTCTTTGCGGTCATCGTCATCCTCGTTTTCCTGCTCTCGGTTCGCTCGACCCTCGTGACCGCGATCTCGATTCCGCTCTCAGTTCTGGTCACCTTCATCGGGCTCAACCTGGGCGGTTACTCGCTCAACATGCTCACGCTGGGCGCGCTCACGATCGCGATCGGTCGTGTTGTTGACGACTCAATCGTGGTCATCGAGAACATCAAGCGGCACCTGAGCTACGGCGAAGAGAAGATCACTGCCATCCTCGCCGGTGTGCGCGAGGTAGCCGGCGCGATCACGGCATCCACGCTCACAACCGTTGCCGTGTTCCTGCCTATCGCTCTCGTTGGCGGCATGGTCGGCGAACTCTTTGTGCCGTTTGCCATGACCGTCGGCATCGCAATGATCTCATCGCTCTTTGTGGCCCTCACGATCGTTCCAGTGCTCTCGTACTGGTTCATCAAGTCGCCAGACGGCAGCCAAGACCTTGAGGCCATCCGCAATGCGGCCGAAGAGAAGGAGCACAACGGATGGCTGCAGCGGGCCTATAAGCCCATCCTGCGTTCTACCCAGCGTCGCCCCGTCGTGACCCTGATCTCTTCCGTGCTCTTGCTCGTCATCACGGTTTCGCTTGTCCCCCTCTTGAAGGTTGACTTCCTTGGCAGCACGGGTCAAAACATGATCATGGTGACCCAGGAGTTCGAGGCAGGCACCGACCTCGACACGATCAGCGACAAAGCGGGCGAAGTCGAGGACTCCCTGCTCGCGATTAACGGCGTCGACGATGTCATGCTTACGGCCGGATCTGGCGGAGGCGGGCTCTCGGCGATGCTCGGCGGAGGCGGCGGAACGGCAACGTTCATCGTCAACACCGATAAGGGCGCCGACCAGGTTGCGCTCAAGGATGACGTGCGCAATTCACTTGCCAAGATCACGGATGCCGGCACCATCACGCTTCCCGAAACGGGCGGCGCCGGATTCTCCTCAAGCGTCGACGTCATCGTCACGGCGGCAAACGAGCAGGACCTTGCTTCGGCTGCCGACGACGTGTACGCGGCGCTCAAGGACACCAAGCACACCGTCGAGGTCACCACTGACCGCGAGGCAGCGCTTCCCACCCTGCAGATTGTGGTCGACCGCACCAAGGCGCTCGAACAGGGCCTCACCGAGATGCAGGTTGTTGGCATCGTGGCAGGCACGCTTTCCCCGCAGAGCGTTGGATCACTCCGTGTCGAAGGCAACGACTACAAGATCTATGTTGACGCAGGAACCGTCCCAACCACGGTTGAAGAACTCGAAGCAACACTGCTGCCAACCATGGCTGGCATGATGCCACTCTCGGAGCTGGCCTCTGTTGAAAAGGTTTCCGTTCCGAGCGCCATCACGCGCCAGGCAGGCGATCTGGTTGCCACGATCTCACTCCTACCAAACGAGGGCGAGCTCGGACAGGTGACCGCCGCAGTGCAGCAGGAACTCGACGACCTCAAGCTTCCTGCCGGAGTCAAGGCAACGCTTGGCGGCGTCGCGGAGCTGCAGGGTGAATCCTTCCAGCAGCTTGGCCTCGCCATGCTCGTTGCAATCGCAATTGTGTACCTCATCATGGTTGCCGCGTTCCGCTCGCTGATCCAGCCGCTCATCCTGCTGGTCTCCGTGCCATTTGCCGCAACCGGAGCAATCGTCTTGCTGCTCATCACCGGCAAGCCGCTTGGCATCTCGGCACTCATCGGAATGCTCATGCTGATCGGCATTGTGGTGACCAACGCGATTGTGCTCATCGATCTGGTCAACCAGTATCGAAAGCAGGGGCAGAACGTTCACGACGCCGTCTTCAACGGGGCGAGGCAGCGGCTCCGCCCGATCCTGATGACGGCGCTCGCAACGATCTTCGCGCTCATCCCGATGGCGCTCGGAGTGACCGGCTCGAGCGGATTCATTTCGCAGGACCTTGCGATTGTTGTGATTGGCGGGCTCATCTCGTCAACGGCGCTCACGCTCATCCTGGTACCGGTGCTTTACCAGCTCTTTGAGGGCAGGCAGGAGCGCAAGCTGCAGAAGCGCGCGGCCAAGGCGGCGAAGGTCACCGCGGGCGCTACGAACTAG
- a CDS encoding isochorismate synthase, translated as MTSSGQPTPQLRVQTVLASSTLSLLAHLDPSDPQLWMREGHGIAGIGTAVRLEFSGASRFHDAADAWRRLVANAVIDNQVNTLGTGLIAFGAFTFADHSAQTSVLRVPRTIIGFVDGTSWVTRIRLASETDFDPLPTATAYGPEFRVNLRTGSMTPDGFKAAVADATSRIDRGDLSKVVLARDVVAKLPAGADLRRPLCDLARGYPSCWTFAVDGFFGASPETLIRSLDGTANARVLAGTMPRGRDGQSDEVTSIALATSRKNLEEHEFAVRSVQEALTPYVTDVVASEMPFTLKLPNLWHLATDIEATLTSAATSLDLVAALHPTAAIAGTPTPDAVALIAELEPFDRGRYAGAVGWLDASGDGQWAVALRCAQIDSNNVVTAYAGGGIVSGSDPQTEYEETNIKLQPIIDALG; from the coding sequence GTGACATCTTCAGGGCAACCTACGCCCCAGTTGCGGGTTCAAACCGTTCTAGCGAGCAGCACGCTCAGCCTTCTTGCGCACCTGGATCCAAGCGATCCCCAATTATGGATGCGCGAGGGCCACGGCATCGCCGGCATCGGCACTGCCGTGCGCCTCGAGTTTTCGGGAGCCTCGCGGTTCCATGACGCTGCAGACGCCTGGCGGCGCCTCGTCGCCAACGCCGTCATTGATAACCAAGTCAATACCCTTGGCACCGGCCTCATTGCGTTCGGCGCGTTTACGTTTGCAGATCATTCCGCCCAAACAAGCGTGCTGCGCGTACCGCGCACCATCATCGGATTTGTTGACGGCACCTCGTGGGTCACGCGCATCCGCTTGGCGTCGGAGACAGATTTTGACCCGTTGCCAACCGCAACGGCCTACGGCCCGGAGTTCCGGGTAAATCTGCGCACCGGCAGTATGACCCCCGACGGTTTCAAAGCCGCCGTTGCCGATGCGACGAGCCGCATCGACCGTGGCGACCTCAGCAAGGTGGTCTTGGCAAGGGATGTAGTTGCCAAGCTCCCGGCGGGCGCTGACCTTCGCCGCCCGCTCTGCGATCTTGCGCGCGGCTATCCCAGCTGCTGGACCTTTGCGGTCGACGGTTTCTTTGGCGCAAGCCCTGAAACGCTCATCCGCTCGCTTGATGGAACCGCGAACGCAAGGGTGCTCGCTGGAACGATGCCTCGTGGTCGCGACGGGCAGAGCGACGAGGTCACCTCAATCGCGCTTGCCACCAGCCGCAAGAATCTTGAGGAACACGAGTTTGCCGTGCGCAGCGTGCAAGAGGCGTTGACCCCGTATGTGACTGACGTTGTCGCAAGCGAAATGCCGTTCACCCTGAAGCTCCCAAACCTCTGGCACCTCGCAACGGACATCGAGGCCACGCTCACGAGCGCGGCAACCTCGCTCGACCTGGTTGCTGCCCTCCATCCGACGGCCGCGATTGCCGGCACCCCGACCCCAGACGCAGTAGCCCTGATTGCCGAGCTCGAACCGTTTGATCGCGGTCGCTACGCCGGCGCCGTCGGCTGGCTTGACGCCTCCGGTGACGGACAATGGGCTGTTGCCCTTCGCTGTGCCCAGATCGACAGCAACAACGTCGTCACCGCATATGCCGGCGGCGGCATAGTATCCGGCAGCGATCCCCAAACGGAATACGAAGAGACCAACATCAAGTTGCAGCCGATCATCGACGCACTCGGATAG
- a CDS encoding class I SAM-dependent methyltransferase, whose protein sequence is MTTRSNERYTHGHHASVLKSHSWRTIENSAEYLRPFLASGLSLLDIGCGPGTITVEFADALAPAEVIGLDAAAEVIEKATSHATEQGTENVTFVVGDAYALPYDDESFDIVHSHQTLQHLADPVAALREMHRVLKPGGLLAVRDADYAGTITYPESDGLTLWQDVYQQVHRSNGGEPNAGRHLKAWVNQVGFSEVEAVASIWCFANDTDREWWGSMWEARALQSAFAGDAVGRGFATEEQLHTISKAWRAWADDADGWMSMPHGEILARK, encoded by the coding sequence ATGACAACCCGCAGCAACGAACGCTATACCCACGGCCACCACGCCAGCGTACTGAAATCGCACAGCTGGCGAACCATCGAGAACTCGGCAGAATACCTGCGCCCGTTCCTTGCCTCTGGCCTCTCGCTGCTTGATATCGGCTGCGGGCCTGGAACGATCACCGTTGAGTTTGCGGATGCGCTTGCACCCGCCGAGGTCATCGGCCTTGACGCTGCTGCCGAGGTCATCGAGAAGGCAACTTCCCATGCGACTGAGCAGGGCACCGAGAACGTCACCTTTGTGGTCGGGGACGCCTATGCGCTCCCCTACGACGACGAGTCCTTCGACATCGTTCACTCGCACCAAACCCTGCAGCACCTTGCCGACCCGGTGGCCGCGCTCAGGGAAATGCACCGCGTCCTCAAACCTGGCGGGCTACTCGCCGTTCGCGACGCCGACTATGCGGGCACCATCACGTATCCGGAGTCCGATGGACTCACACTCTGGCAAGACGTGTACCAGCAGGTCCATCGCAGCAACGGCGGCGAGCCAAACGCCGGCCGCCATCTCAAGGCGTGGGTCAACCAGGTTGGTTTCTCTGAGGTTGAGGCCGTCGCCTCAATCTGGTGTTTTGCAAACGATACTGACCGTGAGTGGTGGGGCAGCATGTGGGAAGCCCGCGCGTTGCAGTCCGCATTCGCAGGCGATGCCGTTGGACGCGGATTTGCGACAGAAGAGCAGCTGCATACAATCAGTAAGGCTTGGCGAGCATGGGCCGACGATGCAGACGGCTGGATGTCGATGCCGCACGGCGAGATCCTCGCGCGAAAGTAA